A DNA window from Mobula hypostoma chromosome 3, sMobHyp1.1, whole genome shotgun sequence contains the following coding sequences:
- the paqr3a gene encoding progestin and adipoQ receptor family member 3a isoform X1 — MPQKLLKNAHFIELGNYHYWPVLVPRGIRLYTYEQIPSFLKDNPYITDGYRAYLPSKLCLKSLFVLSNETVNIWSHLLGFFLFFGLGIYDMTIVLPEANASRDDYVIYSICLFCFQVCMLCSVGYHLFCCHRSEKANRRWMALDYAGIAIGILGCYVPAVFYAFYCNEFWRQVYLIMVLAMILAVFFAQIHPYYITQQWYSLRAVIFCCVSAYGLIPAIHWIWQNGGMSAPIVQALVPRIFVMYFIGAVAFFLYITKIPERYFPGQVNYLGSSHQCWHVLVVLMFYWWHQTGVYITQYRHNQPCSELINT, encoded by the exons ATGCCTCAGAAGTTACTCAAAAATGCCCACTTCATTGAATTAGGAAATTACCACTATTGGCCTGTGCTTGTGCCACGAGGTATCCGTCTGTATACCTATGAACAAATTCCATCTTTTCTTAAGGATAATCCTTATATTACAGATGGATACAGAGCTTACCTACCTTCAAAATTGTGCTTAAAGAG TCTATTCGTCCTTTCTAATGAGACGGTGAATATCTGGAGTCACCTTCTTGGATTTTTCCTGTTCTTTGGTCTTGGTATTTATGATATGACCATTGTACTTCCTGAAGCAAATGCCTCCAGGGATGATTATGTTATATATTCTATCTGTCTCTTCTGCTTTCAG GTTTGCATGCTTTGTTCAGTGGGATATCACCTATTTTGCTGTCATCGCTCTGAGAAAGCAAATCGTCGCTGGATGGCCCTTGATTATGCTGGCATTGCCATAGGGATTTTGGGCTGTTACGTTCCTGCAGTGTTCTATGCCTTTTACTGTAATGAG TTTTGGCGACAAGTGTACTTAATAATGGTGCTGGCTATGATATTGGCAGTATTTTTTGCACAAATACATCCATATTACATCACTCAGCAGTGGTACAGCTTGCGTGCAGTCATTTTCTGCTGTGTTTCTGCATATGGGCTGATCCCAGCAATTCATTGGATTTGGCAGAATGGAGGGATGAGTGCACCCATAGTTCAG GCACTTGTTCCACGCATATTTGTGATGTATTTCATCGGTGCAGTAGCTTTTTTTCTCTATATCACAAAAATCCCGGAAAGATACTTCCCAG GACAGGTGAACTACCTGGGTTCCAGTCATCAGTGTTGGCATGTCCTTGTTGTCCTGATGTTTTATTGGTGGCACCAAACTGGAGTGTATATTACACAATATAGACACAACCAACCCTGTTCTGAATTAATCAATACATAA
- the paqr3a gene encoding progestin and adipoQ receptor family member 3a isoform X2 has product MTIVLPEANASRDDYVIYSICLFCFQVCMLCSVGYHLFCCHRSEKANRRWMALDYAGIAIGILGCYVPAVFYAFYCNEFWRQVYLIMVLAMILAVFFAQIHPYYITQQWYSLRAVIFCCVSAYGLIPAIHWIWQNGGMSAPIVQALVPRIFVMYFIGAVAFFLYITKIPERYFPGQVNYLGSSHQCWHVLVVLMFYWWHQTGVYITQYRHNQPCSELINT; this is encoded by the exons ATGACCATTGTACTTCCTGAAGCAAATGCCTCCAGGGATGATTATGTTATATATTCTATCTGTCTCTTCTGCTTTCAG GTTTGCATGCTTTGTTCAGTGGGATATCACCTATTTTGCTGTCATCGCTCTGAGAAAGCAAATCGTCGCTGGATGGCCCTTGATTATGCTGGCATTGCCATAGGGATTTTGGGCTGTTACGTTCCTGCAGTGTTCTATGCCTTTTACTGTAATGAG TTTTGGCGACAAGTGTACTTAATAATGGTGCTGGCTATGATATTGGCAGTATTTTTTGCACAAATACATCCATATTACATCACTCAGCAGTGGTACAGCTTGCGTGCAGTCATTTTCTGCTGTGTTTCTGCATATGGGCTGATCCCAGCAATTCATTGGATTTGGCAGAATGGAGGGATGAGTGCACCCATAGTTCAG GCACTTGTTCCACGCATATTTGTGATGTATTTCATCGGTGCAGTAGCTTTTTTTCTCTATATCACAAAAATCCCGGAAAGATACTTCCCAG GACAGGTGAACTACCTGGGTTCCAGTCATCAGTGTTGGCATGTCCTTGTTGTCCTGATGTTTTATTGGTGGCACCAAACTGGAGTGTATATTACACAATATAGACACAACCAACCCTGTTCTGAATTAATCAATACATAA